Within the Halobaculum limi genome, the region TTCCCCGTGTCGCTGACGTCGTACATCCGCACGTCGCCGTGGAGCCAGTTCGAGAAGAACAGATACTGGTCGTCGAGCGAGAGGAGGAGGTCCGTCACGAGGCCGGGAACCGGCATATCCCAGTCGGGATGCTCGCGGTCCTCGATGTCGATGACTTTCTCCCAGTCCCAGTTGCCGTCGGCGTCCTCCCAGAAGCGGAGGATGTTCGAGGAGAGCGCGGCGCCGACGTACCCCTCCGTCTCCTCGGGGTTGTGGGGCATCCGGACTTCCAGCGGGATCAGCCCCTCCTCACCGAAGGTGAGAGACTGGCGGTGTTCTTTGGTCTCCCAGTCCCAGATGTGGATGCTGTCACCGTACTTCCCGGCTTCGACGTCTTCCATATCGAAGCCCGGGTAGTACGTCTCGGGGGCGGCCCACTCGCTGGAGATCATCACTCCGTGACGGGGCTGATACCAGTAGTCGTAGTTCATCTCCATCGCGCCGCTGTCGGCCTCCCAGTGGCCGTCGATGGAGAAGTCGTCCTGGTCGAGTTGGAGGAAGCCACCGGGGAGTTCGCCGTCGGCGTTGCCGAGCATACTGATGACGATCTTCCCTTCGGGAACGCAGTGGACCGTGTGTGGCGCCGAGAGGTCGTGTTCGAACACCTCCTCGGGCTCGATCACGTGCTCGATCTCCGGATTGCGCGGGTCGGCGGCGTCGATGATGTGGATCCGG harbors:
- a CDS encoding selenium-binding protein SBP56-related protein, with protein sequence MSTDDHDHTADAHGHEHHEVEGPGYPTPAAMRTESEREKTAFVMSLRVGMDVDGPDFVGVVDVDPDSDTYAELIDTVEMPNKGDELHHFGWNTCSSSCHAEGLTRDHLIVPGQRSSRIHIIDAADPRNPEIEHVIEPEEVFEHDLSAPHTVHCVPEGKIVISMLGNADGELPGGFLQLDQDDFSIDGHWEADSGAMEMNYDYWYQPRHGVMISSEWAAPETYYPGFDMEDVEAGKYGDSIHIWDWETKEHRQSLTFGEEGLIPLEVRMPHNPEETEGYVGAALSSNILRFWEDADGNWDWEKVIDIEDREHPDWDMPVPGLVTDLLLSLDDQYLFFSNWLHGDVRMYDVSDTGNPRLVDQVWAGGNFGDRQTVGDHDIRGAPQMLQLSRDGRRLYWTTSLFSTWDNQFYPEMGEEGSLMLKADVYPEEGRMELDEEFVVDFGDAPGGPARAHEIRWPGGDCTSDVWQ